A genomic stretch from Microtus pennsylvanicus isolate mMicPen1 chromosome 11, mMicPen1.hap1, whole genome shotgun sequence includes:
- the LOC142859462 gene encoding olfactory receptor 2Y1-like: MESPNTSSEEGFLLLGFSDWPHLEPVFFAFISVLYSLTLFGNTVIIILSRLDVRLHTPMYYFLCHLSFLDLCYTASTVPQLLVNLSGLDRTISFARCVAQLFIMLSLGGIECVLLVAMAIDRYAAVCRPLHYTTIMHPLLCRALVIFSWVGGLVNSLIQTSLVMAMPLCGHQLNHFFCELPVLLKLACEDTGGTEANLFVARVIILVCPLVLILGSYAHIARAVLNIKSMAGRRKAFGTCASHLIVVTLFYGSAISTYLQPVHRYSEGEGKFVALFYTVVTPMLNPLIYTLRNKDVKGALWRVLGRGTDSR; this comes from the coding sequence ATGGAAAGCCCGAACACCAGTTCAGAAGAGGGCTTCCTGCTGCTGGGCTTCTCAGACTGGCCGCACCTAGAACCTGTCTTTTTTGCCTTCATCTCTGTTCTCTACTCTCTGACTCTCTTCGGCAACACCGTGATCATCATTCTGTCACGACTGGACGTTCGcctacacacacccatgtactacTTCCTCTGCCACCTCTCCTTCCTGGACCTCTGCTACACCGCCAGCACTGTGCCCCAGCTGCTGGTCAACCTCTCTGGACTCGACAGGACCATCAGCTTTGCAAGGTGTGTGGCTCAGCTCTTCATAATGCTCTCACTGGGAGGAATTGAGTGTGTGCTTTTGGTGGCAATGGCTATCGACCGCTATGCCGCCGTGTGTCGCCCACTCCACTATACAACCATTATGCATCCCCTTCTCTGCAGGGCGTTGGTTATATTCTCCTGGGTGGGAGGACTCGTGAACTCTCTAATCCAGACAAGCCTCGTGATGGCCATGCCGCTCTGTGGACACCAGCTAAACCACTTCTTCTGCGAGCTGCCTGTTCTCCTCAAGTTGGCctgtgaggacacaggaggaaCAGAGGCCAATCTGTTTGTGGCCCGGGTCATTATCTTAGTCTGTCCCTTAGTGCTAATTCTGGGCTCCTATGCCCACATTGCCAGGGCAGTGCTGAACATCAAGTCAATGGCTGGTCGCAGAAAGGCTTTTGGGACGTGTGCGTCTCACCTCATTGTGGTTACCCTGTTTTATGGCTCAGCCATCTCCACTTACCTCCAACCTGTCCACAGGTATTCTGAGGGTGAGGGGAAGTTTGTTGCTCTTTTTTATACGGTAGTCACCCCCATGCTCAACCCTCTGATTTATACCCTGAGGAACAAGGATGTGAAGGGGGCTTTGTGGAGGGTGCTGGGGAGAGGCACAGACTCCAGGTAG